The DNA sequence CCATGAAAGAAGTTGTGGATGAATTGGCGTGCATTCAGGCAATGAAGGAAAACCCGAACCAGTCCGAGCTTAAACCTACGCCCTCTCCTTCTAGTTCTCAATGATACTCTAGCAGCCTATTCCCAGTTCCTCACTTTACAGCGTCATGACACTGGAATGAGCTTGTACACCACCTCACAAGAGGAAAGTCCTAAATTGGACCTTTCGATTTTATATATAGACAATGAATTTAGAACGTTTGaacaatgataaaaaaaaatttgtcttttTGTAGAAATTGTTGTAATtcagaacctttttttttttttttcaattaagtcATAGACATCTCAAGTCAGAATGGGTCATTACATACTAGATAAAAAATTTGTGGTAGTAGCAcagcgatacatagattaggtccacTCATTCAAAAGTTTCATGCTCACTCAAAAAAGCAAGTCTACTTACTATGAAACTACTACGACACAGTAAAAGGCACAGTACAAATACAAAGGTGCACATAAAGTGGGCCGGGCcttattatatttttaaataatggcgGGCCGGGCAGAtccgggctttattgtaaatcgaaTGATCCAAGCctgtccatataaagcgggttttgcgggctttttcgggcctgTCTTTTTTGGGACGAGCCttgtgggctttatttataataaatatttaaagacactaatttttttataaatctatatttatatatcatacattccaaagagcaacctctatcaattcaaagaaaatggtagaactgaccgttggatgtgattattataataaattatgcgtgtggttaaaaatttagtcaatttcaccatagtttcgaaCCCGATCAGATTGGCCAACCGTAGtcatttgtatgttttcttggttgatcgATGACATAACGACCACGAAACGTACTTATTttttgtgagccccggaaaaatttATCGAGCTTAAGTGAATAGTTCGATAATTTACTTAACGATCTCGATAAAAGTTAAAGTACTCGATAATATTTTCAGAATTTTCCACTTAGTGAAATCCTCAACTTAGGAGTTGGATAGTAGAGCACACcgcacgacgagttcgtggaaatttttggATAATTTTCCCGTGACCTGAACTATTTTTAGCGAATTTCCGAAGTTGTGGAATTTTAGGACTTAAAACAAGAAATAGAAAATAGGTGGAGAAATCCCAGCTATTGATTCACCCACCGCTTGATCCTAACCGTCCATCCTTAATTGGATCAGTCTATATATCTAAGTGTTGCTCTGTTGGGAGATCCAGAAGGatcgagagagaggaagagaaccaGAGTTCTCTCTGACCCGAAACGCGACCCGGAGACCCGCAAAGAGGATCCGACCGGGGCTACTCCGTCCAGCATCCTCACAGCGGCGGACCACCAGCATTATCTTCGCATCAACGTCGCCGTCACGCTTGTGGCCTCTGATCGTACATGCACCAGCTGTAGACGAAGGACCCATGACTGGAAGCCTCGAACTCTCTCCGCCAACCTCTGCAATTTcgggcgattccggccaccgtTTGGGCCACCTGTGGTAGGAAACCTCACCTCCCCGTCATGTTCTATACCCCAGTATGATTAGTTTTCAGTTTGGATTGAGTTCTGATGGTTTTCGTTTCTGGGTTCGACGCTGTTGCTAATGAATGCCAGCTACTTTTCCGGCTCTTCTTGGCTTGCCTCGGCCTCGACTGCAACTATAGACAAGGTATTCGGCAGCTTGCTGGGAAGATCACGTCTACATCCTCAGTTCATCGTCTGCCCAGTTTCAGCAAGGAGTTGGCTTGGCTGCCTTAAGATTTTGAAGGTATATTTCAACTCTCGAACCAAGTTTTGATCTTGGTATGATACTTGGAGGTTAGATAAACGGAATGGGTCGTTTGGCTGAGATTGTATTACGCTGGTTCTAAGTTTGGTTGCTCAAGGTTGGGTTTGAAAATGAGTGGATAACCTGTTGTTGTGGCCTTGAAATGGATTTTTGGTTGATTGAATGTGTGTTTGGCTTGTTAGTTAGCAAGCTGGAATATGCCTTGACTTGATTGTGGTTGCATGGTTGAATGGGTATTGTGTTGCATATTTGAAGTTGTGGCTATTGTAAAGAAATTGTGAATTGGTTGTggaaattaaaaatcaaaaatatggGAAGCTATAAAGCTTGGGTGTCCATGGTAAATTCTGTGGAATTACCATGCGGCAAAACGGTTAAGTAAATTAGAGATCTTTCGTTAGTGAAGTCGTTATTGGTTTGCTTGTGTATTTCGTGGCTTGATAATAAGTAAGGAAAAGAAattagtgtatatatatatgtattgggtGGCCTTCGTAATCGGGTGTactcaatatatgtttggtcgATAACGTAACTTTAAGTCAATGTTCGATAATTTAGGTAATTATCGAATCTACCTCGATTGGTCAAATGTGGTCAACCcatggtcaactcctggtcaaaccaggaaaagttggggTTGGACGATAtattaatcgtcgagatttcgTTTAACTGTTCAAAAgttattaactatcgaaatgtcggaatctaggactccagttacccgaggaacagaaggttcgcaactctaggagtacgtgagagaaagcatcagaatccaggtagggatttaGGACTCTTCTCGGTTGGTGATTTTCttctatatttttatttagttggtatggtttggttatgttcaaatgcaatgcatactaaccaaaccatgtgagaaatgtgatggcttgagagcgaagggtagctctgacttccttggttcgatccccaaaacctccggagggttagttacgccggtcGTCCGGGTATTCCGATCGTAAGGACGGGCCCGGTACGTGTgcgtagctaggtagcggacgctctcgctacgcttacctggtgataaagtaaattgaggtaaggtcgtgtagtgggtctatgggaccggccatctgGTAAGATTCAGCGCGCATATTCAATTTAGTATCATGCATCGATTTTAGAGTCAAAAAGCCTTCttataaagtttgtcgttcttttaaatGTTTGGTTAAGCAAGTTTTCATACTGGAGCGCTCCAAATACATGTTTGTaaattttcaaacctagtcgagttagggttcctgttgagcagcgaggacgaaagctcacccctacaacagtatggatgcaggtactgtgcactggtgactgGACAGTAGCGGAAagagctgggtgtgcggaacaagttcggtaaatcaTTGTTTTGATTTCTATTCTAAATACTACTTCATGATCTTCGTGTTTCAGAACTTGTTGTTATCTAGTCTCGTGTCAAATTGAGTTGAATTCTTTTCATTGGAATTTGTACCTCATGCTAGCTTTTATCCAAGTTTTGGACGAATGAGATAGGTTttaacaaattcaaatttttCACCTCGAAAGTATTTGTAACTTCCGCTGTGTTCctacaaaaagtttttcaaattaaatgcctagcggttctttagaatgtaaatcgagcgttcggtttatattttagagaTTCGCGGCACTGTGACATGATTAAGCTGGTAAGGtacagcttggggcgttacatttttttacatcacgtttgtaaatatttcatcgatggatgtgtgtggacataagataaaaatttcaattttaattttaattacaaatacattggtctataccaatttgcctcctaaagttgtataatttatacattacatttaaattgttgaggtttattctaaagcaaacatgaagtggaaaatgaatttggaaaaaccaactgctcgatggagagattgtaatgttttatggtggttgtaaaaatttgagccaatttggttctcgtttcgaattcgatcaactaggtcaaacttagttactcttataaacttatatttatatatcatacactatAAAGAGCAacttctatcaattcaaagaaaatggaaaaaccaaccgttgggTATGATTGTTACAATAAactatgagtgtggtaaaaaaattagccaattttaccatattttcaaatccgatcgaattggtcaaccgtcatcacttgtatgttttcttagttgaccgatggcacATAGACCGCGAAACgtacttattttttcacatcacgtctgtaaatatttcatagATGGATGTGCttgaacataagataaaaacttcaattttaattttaattacaaagacgttggcctataccaatttgtctcctaaagttgtataacttattcattgcatttaaattgttgaggttcattctaaagcaaacatgaagtgaaaaatgaatttggagaaaccaaccgcttgatggagagattgtaatgttttatggtggttgtaaaagtttcagccaatttagttctcatttcgaattcgatcaactaggtcaaacttagtactcttataaatctatatttatatatcatacactccaaaaggcaacctctatcaattcaaataaaatgtaaaaccgatcgttggatgagattattataataaattataagtgtggtaaaaaatttagctaatttcaccatattttctaatccgatcgaatcggtcaaccgttgtcatgacatgtagaatatatatgcacatattctatatagaagtatgagaacgtccaatttcaccataagccaaattacaacaaattcacactcacacaaagacacacacacacatataatgatgatgtggcacactgaagatttccaaatatatgtacTGGGCCTTCTAGATTCCGGTCAAaactgaactgccttcacttaaattgtcataactccttctacaaaagtcggaatcgcaaacagtaaaattcttcagaaactagacacatggggatTTCCATGCATATAAGGTACAGCTCCTAATTCTATCCGAAAAGTTCTCAGTAATGCAGTGAAGTTCAGTTCTAGatatgaacttgtaaaagatgttacAGATTCCTATCCAAgcagaactgccttcacttaaattgctataactccttctagaaaagtcgaaattgcaaaccgtaaaatttctcagaaactagacacacgGGGCTTTCCATGAATATAGGgtacagctcctaattccaGCCGAGTAGTTCCCAATAATTCAGTGGgagttaggtgttctgcacaacagtttctgtgttgcATATTCTCTTTTAAGCTGAaatgccttcacttaaattaccataactccttctagaaaagtcggaatcataaaccgtaaaattcctcagaaactagacacatggagCTTTCCGTGTATATAGGGTACAGCTCTTAATTCTATCCTagaagttcccagtaattcagtgaagttgggtgttctgcacaacagtttctgtgttgcAAATTCTTGTtcaagctgaactgccttcacttaaattgccataattccttctagaaaagtcggaatcaCAAAGcttaaaattcctcagaaactagacacacggggctttccgtgcatatagggtacaactcCTCGTTCCATCCGAgtagttcccagtaattcagagaagttaggtgttctgcacaagagtttttgtgttatttatataatattttttatttgcgggcttttacgggcctggCCTaacgggcttttggcgggccgggtaGGGTTTCAAACCCGTAAACCAAGCCCGGCCCTCTACCCACCGGGCCCGCGGGCACttcatcggcccacttgatctacgggctttttgatgaggcctaattaTTACAACGCCAGAACTAACTAATTAGAAGCCAAAGGCCCAAAAGAAAAGCTAGGCCGAAGGAAGAGGCCCAGCTTCAAGCCAGCAAATTCAGCCTGACCACCACGATTCCGCGCCCCCACGAATTGAGATCCAATACCACATCGCCTACAAACCCGCGCCGCTACGAACTGACCCTGTATAACATGACCACTGTGACTTAGAGATTTTGCATAGGAACCCACCGCCCAAACCACCATGTCAATACCTTGAGAAAAATACCCCTCCGGAGAAGCTCAATAGTCAATAGCATCAAACACCGGTCTAGCAACCTACTGTAAAATGTCGGCGAGGCCAGAGGCCAATCTAGACGTTAGGGCACCAAACGCATGAGATCAATCTTAAAGTAACGGAAAAAAGCCGGCCTACAAAGAAGCCCGGGTATAGAACTACAGGTTATAATTATATGATAGTAAGATACATACTACAAAGAAGCTAGCATATGATGATACCATTGTACCTCTTTCTCTATCTACCATGTATCATGCACATTCTCTCTAGCATATGATGTTATTTATTCAGACCTTTTTTGTCGTCTAGTGAGACTGGATATGCCAGTCTCCTCCTGGCGCGTTGCTTCCGTCAATCAAATATTTCAGCCGCACGGGCTGTGTCCAACACTGACCCGCAGACTCAATTGAGACTGGGTCTTGGATCTAGACTCATTTTTTGAGACGAGTTTTTTGAGACCGATATCAACAAAGTTGGAGATCTAACTTTCCTTTGCCCATACCCATTTTAGCTGGACGTACTCTTCCCTTGAGATTAACTTTATCAGCAACTAGCATCCAAATTATGTAGTATTTAATTGCCATTATTAGCAAATTAGTCGATATCATGCGTTAATTTCTAgtacttattattattttttaagtgTAAATTTCTTACTAATTAGTATATACAAACAATAGCTCACGGTTTTCACGACGTGTTTCGAGGCTCATTTGGGAAGCTGTTACCCTATACTCCATCAATAAATAGCCCCTGTAACAGGCAGCAGATGTAtcagagaaaaagaaatatcCGGACAGAAAGCATCATAGTGATTTTGAGAGAAGAAGTGAGAAACACTACTCCTCCATCTTTCTGCTCTTTCTTCTCTTACAAAATCCCAAGCAACTCTTCGGATCCACGAGCTAGGTAAAAGATTGTCTCATGTTTGTGTTTATTGCTGTATTTATAATTAATGTTGTTATACGTTGTTATCCAATTTCAATTCCAAGTTTAAGAGTGTCTGAATTTTTGTTACGTTTTCTAGTGCAGTGAAGTCGGAAGACATATACAAGTTCTCTGATTTGTGGAGTTTGTCGTCAAGATTATTCAAGAATGATTAACGCAGGGGAGGTGTTTGCAGGGGCTGCTGCTGGAGGACCAGTTGGACCTGTGTTTGATGTCCTTAGAGAAGTGGTAGAGAAGTCTTTCGCGTTTAATCCCACCCTCGAAAGCGTCAAATCCACGGTGGATTCTTTAGCCTTATTGATCCCGCAGATAGATGATCATAACACGAGATTGGGTGGTAACCGAGCAGGGGAAGTAGAAAAGCTCAAAGAAAAAATGGAGGAGGGGAAAAGGCTCATTGAAGAGCTGCTGCAGGTTAATGAGTGGAGCTGCTTGAAGGCTCATTACACCGACCAACTTGTTGAGTTGGATGAGTCTCTCAAGAGACACTTGGGGATATTGCAGGTGCAGGGAGTGATTGATGTGAAGGAGGCCTTGGTTGTGGCAAAGGATACTAATAAGGATGTGAAGGAAACCTTGGTTGTGGCAAAGGATACTAATAAGGATGTGAAGGAAACCTTGGTTGTGACAAAGGATGCCAGTAAGGATGTGAAAGAGGGATTGGCTTTGACAAAGGATATTAGTACGGATGTGAAGGGATATAGGCAGTGGCTGGAGCGTATCTCAGTCACGTCAGAGGAAAACATCAACCATCTTGTCAGGTTCGAAGCGGCTCTTAAAGCAGGACTGTCGGATATACAGAAGGATCTACAGAAGGGGCAGGAACAGAAGATCGACAGTATGTTGAGGGAAGTTACAATGTATGGAATGGAAAACAAAGGTGACTTTCTTGGAAAGATTTCTGACAATTTTATTTTACTAGTCTTCCAAATATGATACTAATTATGATAAATTATTCAcaaaatttgatgtcatatatttatttttccttttcttttgttattactTATCAGAaagtattattattttattggaTTCCAAGTCGATGAAGGGTATGAGATTTCATGATTTTCTTGCGTTGATGACAGTGGGGTCGTTGATAGAAGCGGCTGCTCTAGGAGCTACAATAGAAGAATTGGATCATGCGGTTTGGCAGGAGAACAATAAACCCATTCATCTTTCCGTAATGAGTGAACGGATAAGGGGAATAGGTGAACGGACAAGGGGGATATTTGGATTGATCGAAAGGAAGAGGGCAAAAAACATAGAGATGTCGTATATCCCGACTGTGGAACTAAAGTATTTCAGAGTGCAGCTAGAGGAGGGGGTACAGCTCGTCCGCAACTGCAACAAGGTTCTTGAGTGGACCGACGACCTAAAGGCCGAGTACAACAAGAAATTCCTTCATTTGGAGAAAATTCTCGAGAGACTACACAACCGTTTAAATGGGATACACCCGTTTAAATGGAATACTGGAAAATGCGGCAGCTCATGTGGAACAACGTCGATGAGGGAATCTATTATTATTGAGGATCGATTCTGTCATTCAGACCATGCATGATTCTGTCATTAACGGTCATCAGGGACTACATCAAAATCCCATCAATCCAAATCCCCTTGATCCAAATCGCATCAATCCAAATCCCTTTGATACCAAATCTCTTAAATGAACTTTCGAGCTTCTCATATTTTCGGGAATGAAATAAAATAGCTAATGTTTTAGCAAATCATGAAACGTCTTGCTTTAATTTGGTGTGTAGGATGACCTTCCAGCTTTTATAGTATCATATTGTAATAGCGACATTAGAGGTCTGCCTCAATTTCGTTTTAATTAgtctgttgttttttttttaaaggatgtATTGGTTTTGGTCCCCgccttcattcttcttctttgattaataaaattgtGCAATAGGGAGGCTTTATTCCTCTCCTATCCGCTATATTTtagccacaaaaaaaaaatgaaatttacaaagaactttcgattccgatgtttggtaacatGTAGAAAGTTAtctggaaagttgttaaaaagtttatAATTAATGCAATAAAATAACGTATTGTGAGTGacaaatgcaaggaaagaatgAGAAAAAGTGACTCCTTTGAAGTATGGAAGGAACCATTTTCCCCCATATATTTTCTTTGCTTCAAGTaagtatttcctttccttttgcatcccaaacgcaAGAAAATAACAACTTTCCTTTCCCGATGCTTACTTTCTACGAATCAAACGAGACTTTAGAATTTGCTTAGTGATGAAGAACCGgtttttctataaatagtaTCAGGTTGTAATGCTTTAAGTTGGCTTGTAATTATAACAATAGCGAAAGTGCGAAACTCTGctaaaattttctttcaaattctcCGTTCTTTTTCTATAGCTACAGAGCTTGATTTCTCAATCATGGCTGCCATGTTATCAGTAATCGTTTTGTTTGGCTGTATACTAACCGAGTGGATTTTTACACATCACTTTGGGCATTTGTACCTGAATCTAGCTCCTCAGTTCATCATAATTTTTCCATTATAAGTTCATAACGCTACTACCTAACCACATCTGTATAAAGCTGTCGACTTATCAAAAACCTTTGCTGCAATCAGCAACTTCCTATTTTTCTCTATCTCATATTCCAAGTCTTGTGTGCAATCTCTATCACACAGATTTCTCTCTTCACCATCCCTAAGAGAGTTGGAGACTCGGTTTCCCCTGAGGTAGCTTAAAAGCTGGATATTGGACATCTACTGGCATGGAGAAGACTAATACAAATGTTGAGGGCCAAGGTTTTGCAGAGTCTTGGTATAATTGCCACTTGCCAATCTCGATTAGATATTTCAAAACAATGGTTAAACTTGCTGCATACTTGATCCTTCAACAGCCGTGCAATTCAACAGCTGCCTACATTAGTTTTGGATCTCAAGCACTTAATGGCTCAAGAAGACATCGCAAACTGTGTGATTCTATTGTTCTGTGGTATTTTCCTGTACCccaagagtgagagagagagagagagagtacataACCAATTCCAAATCTTAGAATAAATCCAAGTTCAACATGCATGCCTGGAAGGGTATGCATTGATCATCATGCGTCGGTAGAATATCACCTCTGATAGCATTAAAATCAAATTCCAGTACCACACATGATCAAAGGTATAGAACTACATGTTATAATTATATGACAGTAAGATACTCCAAAGGAGCTGGCATGTGATGATAGCATGGTATCTCTTTCTATTGAAATATCTACGCTAATCTACCACACACACTTGCACATTCTCTCTAGTTTTTGACAAAGAAACTTGACTGTAGAATATGTTTCTGACTACATCCACATACCTTAATTAAATAGCATAGACTATTTCCCCACTGCTATCAACATCTAGTTCAGATTCCGAATCTAAGTCATCCATATCATCGTCCATGTCATAATTGTCATTCAGGTACGGGCTAAGATTGTGGATTCCAACTGCTGGTATAGTGGCCTCAGCAATTATTTGCATGATTGTATCAATGCTCTGCATTGGTTGATCAGGCTCTTCGAAATGGTTGCCCATCGTCATCTCGTCCATCAAATCTGCGGGAAGATTCTTCAAGAACCATGGGTGGTTCTTTATTTCAGGAATGGTAATTCTCTGATACATGCATAAAACATGGACAGAATTAACAACAGAAAAGGAGTGAAAGAAATAAACTAGAATACTATGTTCTCAACTAATGGAACCTCGCAAACCAACATAACAAAAGCAACAACTTCCAAGATAATTCTCTGCAATCAGTAGAGTGTCTAATTTTCTGgtgtattttcaatttttcatgttGTAACAAGTCTAATTGTTCCAGCATCAAGTGCTCAATAATGGGAAACTAGAGAAAATAACAAGTGTACTGTAGTACTTGCAATCTAACCTTGACAAATCTAACTTATATGGACTCATTCAGATTCATGTTATCATCCACCCATTGTGCATGTTTACTTTAATGGATTCTACATAAAAAGAGTTTTTATATGCCTTGAAGGTGGTTATGGCGACTTTCCTTGACCTTAGTATAATTTGAAACTCCATATTATCAGAGCCCAAAAATTTGAACCTACTGTACTTTCCATGATAACTGGTACTATGAAAAGAACGGCTTATTCCTAAATTACGTGAATTAAATTCAAAGGCACATGAATGCAGAGAAGAAATTTATCACGCAGAACGTCTGAAACATATTGCTTCAACAAAgcaaaattttgaaaaccaGACACTTATTATGTTGTTAAGACACGTGTACCATTGTAATAGAAGAAAAAGTAACTGTATATCTGAAGCTGTAGagcaaaaggaaaaatcaaCTAACCGCAGCAGGGTCTGGCACAAAAATTCTTGATATCAGTTCAAGACATTCACAAGATAATGGCACAGAATCTGGAATGGCATACTGGACACTGAGAATTCTCTGCGAACAgagagtagatgatatatattGAATCATGCAATTTACATTCAGAAACATTAGCTAGTGATAAGGTGAAATGACATACTTGTATCGTCTTCCGGAAATCCTTTGGTTCATCAGGATCTTCAAAAGGATATGATCCCATCAACATCACATATAAAGTTACTCCACATGACCATACATCTGCCGTCTGACATTTTAACACAAAAACACAATAGAAATTACAATAGTTGAAACTCATAAAAAACTTCAACTGTACATATGAAAATAAAACTGAACAATTTCAAGAAGGATGATATGCAAGATGAAGAGTTTTATTCCAAGTGTAATCAATCTCCAAGTCAAGACATGAACTGTATATATACACCAAAATTAGCAGATGCATACTGCATTTAATCTGGACCTAAAATGAAGCCAGTAACTATTACACAATTTATCCCGATGCAGAAGCATGAATAAAAATTTAAGAAGAATCATGTAACATCGTTATTGAATGAAAACTTATGTCTATTACTTCCCATAATAAAGAAGGTGACTTTAACATCCATATGAATAGGGAAATTTGTCAAGTGCAATGGAAAAACTTTTTGATCAAAGGCAATCACAGTTTGACAGCTGCCACTTCATGGAAAAGGTCAAAAGGAGGACTACATTTAGATGACCTAACCCAGGATTCCATATTAACAAGACCAAAAGCAAGGTAATTGCTTTTTCTTTTAACAGTCGAACACCTGTTTAGTTGCAGTTTAAACTAGTACTACCCATCAAAAGTGACCACTCTTTTGGAATAAGTAACTAAACAACCATGAATCTTATAAGAAAAAGCTTTAAGCTTCAATTTGTCACATGCTAGACTGCTATTTGAAGTCAAAAACAAACTTAAATGGTGGGAGAGAATACTTCACATTGGAGATTACTATAGATTGCAATCCTTTAAAGTTCAAAGCAGCCTAAATGGGAAAGCAAGGAAAACTTAATCCACTATGCTATTAAAATTCAGCTTCATGGACTACTCCAGAACAGAATGCTAGCAAATAATCAAAGCAATTTTTGGTTCAAACAATCAAGGCAATACCAGTAAAAGTAATAAGTACTTGATAAAATTAAAGAATCATACCTTTCCATCATACTCTTGCCTCAGTAATACTTCAGGAGCAATGTATGCCGGAGTTCCTACTGTAGATTTTGGTTGTGAATGAAGCACTGAAGACTGACAAAACACCAATTATTAGATACATAAAAGATAATGATCCAAGAAATGCATACAAATGAACATAATTGCCTAACTCGATCATGATCATTTATACAGTAGCTGTAGCAGTTCCATATGTCTCGtggaaagaaaaatgattaGCAAAATAGGATCAATCCCATCAAAG is a window from the Rosa chinensis cultivar Old Blush chromosome 2, RchiOBHm-V2, whole genome shotgun sequence genome containing:
- the LOC112186930 gene encoding uncharacterized protein LOC112186930; amino-acid sequence: MINAGEVFAGAAAGGPVGPVFDVLREVVEKSFAFNPTLESVKSTVDSLALLIPQIDDHNTRLGGNRAGEVEKLKEKMEEGKRLIEELLQVNEWSCLKAHYTDQLVELDESLKRHLGILQVQGVIDVKEALVVAKDTNKDVKETLVVAKDTNKDVKETLVVTKDASKDVKEGLALTKDISTDVKGYRQWLERISVTSEENINHLVRFEAALKAGLSDIQKDLQKGQEQKIDSMLREVTMYGMENKVGSLIEAAALGATIEELDHAVWQENNKPIHLSVMSERIRGIGERTRGIFGLIERKRAKNIEMSYIPTVELKYFRVQLEEGVQLVRNCNKVLEWTDDLKAEYNKKFLHLEKILERLHNRLNGIHPFKWNTGKCGSSCGTTSMRESIIIEDRFCHSDHA
- the LOC112186932 gene encoding serine/threonine-protein kinase SRK2I is translated as MDRAAVTVGPAMDMPIMHDSDRYDFVRDIGSGNFGVARLMRDKQTKELVAVKYIERGNKIDENVQREIINHRSLRHPNIVRFKEVILTPTHLAIVMEYASGGELFERICNAGRFSEDEARFFFQQLISGVSYCHAMQVCHRDLKLENTLLDGSPAPRLKICDFGYSKSSVLHSQPKSTVGTPAYIAPEVLLRQEYDGKTADVWSCGVTLYVMLMGSYPFEDPDEPKDFRKTIQRILSVQYAIPDSVPLSCECLELISRIFVPDPAARITIPEIKNHPWFLKNLPADLMDEMTMGNHFEEPDQPMQSIDTIMQIIAEATIPAVGIHNLSPYLNDNYDMDDDMDDLDSESELDVDSSGEIVYAI